In a single window of the Photobacterium profundum SS9 genome:
- a CDS encoding cytochrome c oxidase subunit II, whose product MAIAIALIVIVIASVAFHFLSPWWLTSAASNWSQIDNQLMLTLIVTAAFFIVINLLIAFCVIKFRYKLGRKSAYQPENKKLEAWLIGLTTVGIVALLAPGLAVYGEYVSVPDDAKLVEVVGEQWKWSFRFPGEDEQLGKSSIQWVSNKNPLGIDPNDPASQDDKIILSPELHLPIFSPYKVLLRSKDVLHDFNVPQFRAKMDLVPGTVSYIWFTPTKRGSYEILCAELCGVGHFNMRGRVIVEDDAQFGSWLATQPTFAQTQDPTRQTQTNPIELGKTLSEVNGCIGCHSLNGNPGVGPTWLGLYGKTEIMSDDARVVVDEAYLRTSILNAKAEIVKGYPAIMPVYQFDDQEVDAIIAYIKSVSK is encoded by the coding sequence ATGGCTATTGCCATTGCATTAATCGTTATTGTAATTGCATCTGTTGCTTTTCATTTCCTTAGCCCATGGTGGTTAACCTCTGCTGCGTCAAATTGGTCACAAATAGATAATCAGTTAATGCTAACTCTTATTGTAACGGCTGCTTTTTTTATAGTAATCAACCTATTGATTGCTTTTTGTGTGATAAAATTCCGCTATAAACTAGGTAGAAAATCGGCCTATCAACCAGAAAATAAAAAACTAGAAGCGTGGCTAATTGGCTTAACTACTGTTGGAATCGTGGCATTACTTGCCCCCGGTTTAGCGGTATATGGTGAGTATGTTAGCGTGCCTGATGATGCAAAACTTGTGGAAGTTGTTGGTGAGCAGTGGAAGTGGAGTTTTCGTTTTCCCGGTGAAGATGAACAGTTAGGGAAAAGTAGCATTCAATGGGTAAGCAATAAAAACCCCTTGGGTATTGATCCGAATGATCCCGCCTCTCAAGACGATAAAATTATTCTGAGCCCTGAATTACATCTTCCGATTTTTTCGCCTTATAAAGTGTTACTGCGTTCAAAAGATGTTTTGCACGATTTTAATGTACCTCAATTCCGAGCCAAAATGGATTTAGTACCCGGTACAGTTTCATATATTTGGTTCACTCCAACGAAGCGAGGGAGCTATGAGATTCTCTGTGCTGAACTGTGTGGTGTAGGGCATTTTAATATGCGAGGAAGAGTGATCGTTGAAGATGATGCTCAATTTGGAAGCTGGCTCGCGACTCAACCTACTTTCGCTCAAACTCAAGATCCTACCCGCCAAACACAGACTAACCCAATTGAATTAGGCAAAACACTCTCGGAAGTGAATGGTTGTATTGGTTGCCATAGTTTAAATGGTAATCCCGGTGTTGGACCAACGTGGTTAGGTTTATACGGAAAAACGGAAATTATGTCTGATGATGCAAGAGTGGTGGTAGATGAGGCATATTTACGGACATCGATACTTAACGCTAAAGCTGAAATAGTAAAAGGTTATCCCGCCATCATGCCTGTTTATCAATTTGATGATCAGGAAGTTGACGCCATTATTGCTTATATCAAATCTGTATCTAAGTAA
- the ctaD gene encoding cytochrome c oxidase subunit I — protein sequence MTEHHSSNSADSDAYAHSFWRKYVWSQDHKVIAIQYTLTAIAMGLIALVLSWIMRLQLGFPGQFDFIDVNTYYQSMTLHGMIMVVYLLTALFLGGFGNYLIPLMVGARDMVFPLLNMLSYWFYLLASLILIASFFVTGGPTGAGWTLYPPQAIMPGTPGVEWGIVLMLISLAVFIVAATLGGLNYVTTVLQARTEGMTLLRMPLTVWGIFTASIMALLAFPALFVSAVMMLFDKLLGSSFFMPAIVSMGQLTEYDGGSPILFQHLFWFFGHPEVYIVALPAFGIVSDLISIHARKNIFGYKMMVWAILAIGVLSFVVWAHHMYVSGMNPYFGFFFATTTLVIAVPTAIKVYNWLLTLWRGNIHLTLPMLFSIAFMSTFLIGGLTGLFLGNVIVDIPLSDTYFVVAHFHMVMGVSPILVIFGGIYHWYPKVTGRMLNTAMGHFHFWITFLGTYAIYFPMHYLGILGVPRRYYAYENYDFIPESAQSLNAFITVMALIVGAAQLVFLFNLFWCVFKGKKAAANPWSATSLEWQTPDTPPKHGNWGLHCPIVYRWAYDYSVPNVKEDFIPQNIPPERVLMEHVDSSISEDGIKIPIDKGDDDE from the coding sequence ATGACTGAACATCATTCTTCGAATTCAGCAGATTCAGACGCTTATGCTCACAGTTTTTGGCGCAAATATGTGTGGAGCCAAGACCATAAAGTTATCGCCATTCAGTATACGCTGACGGCGATTGCGATGGGGCTGATTGCACTCGTTTTATCATGGATAATGCGTTTACAGCTTGGCTTTCCAGGGCAATTTGATTTCATTGATGTAAACACTTACTACCAGTCTATGACATTGCACGGCATGATTATGGTGGTGTATTTACTGACAGCTCTTTTCTTGGGGGGCTTTGGTAATTACTTAATTCCATTAATGGTCGGTGCACGGGATATGGTGTTTCCGCTATTAAATATGTTGAGTTATTGGTTCTATCTTCTGGCTTCTCTGATCTTAATTGCGAGCTTCTTTGTGACTGGTGGGCCAACAGGTGCTGGTTGGACGTTATATCCCCCTCAAGCGATTATGCCTGGCACGCCGGGTGTTGAGTGGGGCATCGTACTGATGTTGATCTCGCTTGCAGTGTTCATAGTAGCAGCGACGTTAGGTGGGCTAAATTACGTTACCACAGTATTGCAAGCTCGCACGGAAGGGATGACATTACTGCGCATGCCCCTAACAGTATGGGGGATCTTTACAGCTTCAATTATGGCGTTATTGGCTTTTCCTGCGTTGTTCGTTAGTGCCGTTATGATGTTGTTTGATAAGTTATTGGGATCCAGTTTCTTTATGCCAGCCATTGTTTCTATGGGGCAATTAACGGAATATGACGGCGGTAGCCCTATTTTATTTCAGCACCTTTTTTGGTTTTTTGGTCACCCCGAAGTGTATATCGTTGCTTTGCCAGCCTTTGGGATAGTGTCTGATCTGATTAGTATTCACGCGCGTAAAAATATCTTTGGTTATAAAATGATGGTGTGGGCTATTTTAGCCATCGGCGTTCTCAGCTTTGTGGTATGGGCCCACCATATGTATGTCAGCGGTATGAATCCATATTTTGGGTTCTTTTTTGCCACTACAACCCTCGTCATTGCCGTTCCTACTGCGATAAAAGTGTATAACTGGTTGCTTACATTATGGCGAGGTAATATTCATTTAACCTTACCTATGCTGTTTTCTATTGCCTTCATGAGTACCTTTTTAATAGGTGGTTTAACAGGGTTATTTCTTGGCAATGTTATCGTTGATATTCCGTTATCAGATACGTATTTTGTTGTCGCTCACTTCCACATGGTGATGGGGGTTTCCCCAATATTAGTCATATTCGGTGGTATTTATCACTGGTACCCGAAAGTGACAGGGCGGATGCTTAATACGGCAATGGGGCATTTTCATTTTTGGATAACCTTCTTGGGCACTTATGCTATTTATTTTCCAATGCATTACTTGGGAATATTAGGTGTTCCCCGTCGTTATTATGCGTACGAAAACTACGATTTTATTCCTGAATCGGCACAAAGCTTAAATGCTTTTATCACTGTAATGGCGCTGATTGTAGGCGCTGCACAGCTAGTGTTTCTGTTCAATTTATTCTGGTGTGTATTTAAAGGGAAAAAAGCTGCAGCGAACCCTTGGTCTGCAACATCGTTAGAATGGCAAACACCAGACACGCCACCTAAACATGGCAATTGGGGCTTACATTGTCCGATCGTTTATCGCTGGGCGTATGATTACAGTGTACCCAATGTTAAAGAGGATTTTATTCCACAAAACATACCGCCAGAGCGGGTGTTAATGGAACATGTAGACAGTTCAATATCTGAAGATGGTATTAAAATACCGATAGATAAAGGGGATGACGATGAATAA
- a CDS encoding cytochrome c oxidase subunit 3, with protein sequence MNKQHHSNKTSVPESKSTLTPDADENYLPADASSPAIIGLWVFMAVITMLFFLFTVAYKIRMSLNDWQPLNEPWQLSLSTAMLLMSCVAMANCRRKAALLPSVVACRSILIVAVLFTLGFVFTQLWAWQYLVDQNITVDNNPANSFFYLLTGLHGLHVLGGLAALFLVIYNARKGHANSLYQSLHLCTRYWHFLLLIWLFLLGLLRFT encoded by the coding sequence ATGAATAAGCAGCATCATTCAAATAAGACATCGGTACCTGAATCTAAAAGCACATTAACGCCAGATGCCGACGAAAATTACTTACCTGCCGATGCCTCATCACCTGCCATTATAGGGTTATGGGTATTTATGGCTGTTATCACTATGCTGTTTTTCTTGTTTACAGTAGCGTACAAAATACGTATGTCGTTAAACGATTGGCAGCCATTAAATGAACCTTGGCAGCTCAGCTTAAGCACTGCTATGCTTTTGATGAGCTGTGTTGCGATGGCTAATTGTCGTCGTAAAGCCGCATTATTACCATCGGTAGTGGCTTGTCGTTCTATATTAATCGTGGCGGTGTTGTTCACCTTAGGGTTTGTTTTTACTCAGCTTTGGGCGTGGCAATACTTAGTAGACCAAAATATTACAGTCGACAATAATCCAGCCAACAGCTTCTTTTACCTTTTAACTGGCCTGCATGGATTGCATGTACTGGGTGGTCTTGCTGCTTTATTTTTAGTGATTTATAACGCTAGAAAAGGGCATGCAAATTCACTGTATCAGTCATTACATTTATGTACTCGGTACTGGCATTTTTTATTACTTATTTGGTTGTTTTTACTAGGGCTATTGCGATTTACATAG
- a CDS encoding heme-copper oxidase subunit III family protein, which yields MAHLSSASQESRVITPESSSLQSDESDSRGWLSVVDDFSADRAVFNISPNKTMMWFFLLSDIFIFGSFLVAYMSVRMTTTEPWPLTSDVFALNLGGQDIPLVLIAIMTFILITSSGTMAMAVNFGYQGRRQLTATLIFITALFGLAFVGMQAFEWTKLIVEEGIRPWGNDLGAAQFGASFFMITGFHGLHVSIGVIYLLTIAWRVWRGRYEKTQSDDSTNRYEIVEIAGLYWHFVDLVWVFIFAFFYLW from the coding sequence ATGGCACACTTGTCATCAGCATCACAAGAATCAAGAGTAATTACACCGGAATCATCGTCTCTTCAATCTGACGAGAGCGATTCGCGTGGTTGGTTATCAGTCGTTGACGATTTTTCGGCAGATCGAGCCGTCTTTAACATATCGCCAAATAAAACCATGATGTGGTTTTTTTTACTCAGTGATATTTTTATTTTTGGCAGCTTTTTAGTTGCCTACATGTCAGTAAGAATGACGACTACTGAACCTTGGCCACTTACCAGCGACGTTTTTGCTTTAAACCTTGGCGGTCAAGATATTCCATTAGTTTTAATCGCAATCATGACTTTTATTCTGATTACCAGCAGCGGCACTATGGCTATGGCTGTTAATTTTGGATATCAAGGTCGACGCCAGTTAACCGCAACATTAATATTTATAACGGCATTATTTGGACTCGCTTTTGTCGGTATGCAAGCATTCGAATGGACCAAATTGATCGTGGAAGAAGGCATTCGCCCATGGGGCAATGATCTAGGTGCTGCACAGTTTGGTGCCAGTTTCTTTATGATCACAGGATTTCATGGATTACATGTCAGTATTGGCGTTATTTATCTACTGACAATAGCGTGGCGAGTGTGGCGTGGGCGATATGAAAAAACGCAATCAGATGATTCCACTAATCGTTATGAAATAGTTGAAATAGCAGGACTTTATTGGCACTTTGTCGATTTAGTGTGGGTATTCATCTTCGCCTTTTTCTATTTATGGTAA
- a CDS encoding cytochrome C oxidase subunit IV family protein — protein sequence MHTTQTHQQHPISLYLKVWGLLFLLSTLSYMVDYLHVQGILRWSLIIIFMLLKAGLIASIFMHMLWEKLALVCSIFLPPLALLVLVTLMATEAEYIFSLRTLFFTST from the coding sequence ATGCATACAACACAAACTCATCAGCAACACCCTATAAGCCTTTATTTGAAGGTGTGGGGATTATTGTTTTTACTCAGTACCTTGTCGTATATGGTTGATTACCTCCATGTACAAGGGATATTGCGTTGGTCGCTGATCATTATTTTCATGTTATTGAAAGCGGGATTAATCGCGAGTATTTTTATGCATATGCTATGGGAGAAGTTGGCGCTAGTCTGCTCAATTTTTTTACCGCCTTTGGCATTGCTTGTACTGGTTACATTAATGGCGACAGAAGCAGAGTATATATTTAGCCTTAGAACGCTATTTTTTACATCGACATAG
- a CDS encoding HD-GYP domain-containing protein, with protein sequence MNSIGYSNKIFIDSEYQYHIEQTKMFTQLLLDVLRNDYVEINQSFIASMNTAAIMHDLGKSFIPESIIFKKGTLSVSEYDIIKTHTILGYEHFCTLSMNLDTPLNQIIKDVILYHHEHWDGTGYPHQKAGFDIPLSARIIALADVFEALISVRSYKEPFSFEKAKMIICESSGYHFDPAIVAAFLKQETKFEQLTKTLQSQSLSRHLQKCPNTN encoded by the coding sequence ATGAATAGTATCGGTTATTCAAATAAAATTTTTATCGATAGTGAATATCAATACCATATTGAACAAACTAAAATGTTCACCCAGTTACTGCTTGATGTATTAAGGAATGATTATGTCGAAATTAATCAATCATTTATTGCGAGTATGAATACTGCCGCTATCATGCATGATCTGGGAAAAAGCTTTATTCCTGAATCGATTATTTTTAAAAAAGGCACATTGTCTGTATCTGAGTATGACATCATAAAAACACATACAATACTTGGTTATGAGCATTTTTGTACATTAAGTATGAATCTAGATACGCCCCTAAACCAGATTATCAAAGATGTAATTTTATATCATCATGAGCATTGGGATGGTACTGGTTACCCGCATCAAAAAGCAGGGTTCGATATCCCTCTTTCAGCCCGTATTATCGCCCTTGCCGATGTGTTTGAAGCCTTGATCAGTGTACGTTCGTATAAAGAACCATTTTCTTTTGAAAAAGCGAAGATGATCATATGTGAAAGTAGTGGATATCACTTTGATCCAGCTATTGTCGCCGCTTTTCTTAAGCAAGAAACCAAGTTTGAACAACTGACAAAAACGCTACAAAGTCAGTCGCTATCTAGGCATTTACAAAAATGCCCAAATACCAACTAA
- a CDS encoding NAD-dependent malic enzyme codes for MTVGKYLRWKDEAGNDFRPVALTGTELLNDRNLNKSTAFSYEEREAFQLVGLLPPKVQTFDDQLNRVYDGFRNASTDIEKYLFLRALQDRNETLFYALLSRHVEEMTPIIYTPTVGKACQEFSHRYQKARGLYITEDSVDQMGDMARHFTGKDIKIIVVTDSQGILGLGDQGVGGMGIPIGKLSLYTLGAGIHPAHCLPIALDVGTDNQDLLDDPMYLGMPRKRMRGEEYKIFIRKFVKQIQQHFPKAVLQWEDFSKSNAFDNLSDYEDDLPSFNDDIQGTGAVVLAGILGAVKIKEEKLADQTYVVYGAGAGGVGVADQIYAGLLKEGCSHSAAREKIFVLDSQGLVFDDREGLDEYKKRYAKPRELANNWQTKELGKVSLTELIDNHRVTVLLGTSGIGGAFKAEHVQKMMEYTKRPMVFPLSNPTANCEALPEDVYQWSDGQVIVATGSPFSDVNYNGREYRIGQGNNVFIFPGVGLASIVSGTPKITLDMFTMASYALADCISDDDLAAGCVFPRISKLKEVSMVVATRILENMQTTEPNSPLRGKNIQQELAMHMWEPAYLPYRRV; via the coding sequence ATGACCGTAGGAAAATACCTAAGGTGGAAAGATGAGGCTGGTAATGATTTCAGACCTGTTGCATTAACAGGCACAGAGTTACTAAACGATCGTAATTTAAATAAAAGTACCGCATTTAGCTACGAAGAGCGTGAAGCATTCCAATTGGTTGGTTTACTGCCACCCAAAGTACAAACGTTCGATGATCAGCTTAATCGGGTATATGACGGTTTCCGCAATGCCTCGACAGATATTGAAAAATACCTTTTTTTACGCGCCTTACAAGATAGAAACGAAACGTTATTCTACGCATTGTTATCACGCCATGTAGAAGAAATGACGCCGATTATTTATACCCCAACAGTAGGCAAAGCGTGTCAGGAGTTTAGTCACCGCTACCAAAAAGCCCGTGGTTTATATATCACAGAAGACAGTGTTGATCAGATGGGAGATATGGCTCGTCATTTCACAGGAAAAGACATTAAAATCATCGTGGTCACAGATAGCCAAGGTATTCTTGGGTTAGGTGATCAGGGGGTTGGCGGTATGGGTATTCCTATTGGCAAGCTGTCACTATATACCTTGGGTGCGGGTATTCATCCGGCGCACTGTTTGCCAATTGCGCTAGATGTAGGTACCGACAATCAAGACTTGCTCGATGATCCTATGTATTTGGGTATGCCTCGTAAACGTATGCGTGGTGAAGAATATAAGATATTTATTCGTAAATTCGTTAAACAAATACAGCAGCACTTTCCAAAAGCGGTTCTTCAATGGGAAGATTTCAGTAAATCAAATGCGTTTGATAATCTGAGCGATTATGAAGATGATTTGCCCTCATTTAATGATGATATTCAAGGTACGGGGGCCGTTGTTCTGGCAGGTATTCTTGGTGCGGTCAAAATTAAAGAAGAGAAATTAGCGGATCAAACTTACGTTGTGTATGGTGCAGGTGCCGGTGGCGTGGGTGTCGCTGATCAAATATATGCAGGCTTATTAAAAGAAGGTTGCTCGCATAGCGCTGCAAGAGAAAAAATATTCGTTCTTGATTCTCAAGGTTTAGTTTTTGATGATCGTGAAGGGTTAGATGAATATAAAAAACGTTATGCGAAACCAAGAGAATTAGCCAATAATTGGCAGACGAAAGAGCTCGGTAAAGTCAGCCTGACTGAACTTATTGATAACCACCGAGTAACGGTTTTACTCGGTACGAGTGGTATTGGTGGGGCATTTAAAGCAGAACATGTTCAAAAAATGATGGAATACACCAAGCGACCAATGGTATTCCCACTTTCTAATCCTACGGCAAACTGTGAAGCTTTACCGGAAGATGTTTACCAATGGAGTGACGGTCAAGTGATTGTGGCAACAGGAAGCCCGTTTAGTGATGTAAATTATAACGGGAGGGAATACCGAATTGGTCAGGGTAATAATGTGTTTATTTTCCCTGGTGTCGGTTTAGCTTCCATTGTATCGGGTACGCCAAAAATCACCTTAGACATGTTCACAATGGCATCTTATGCGCTAGCCGATTGTATCTCTGATGATGATCTTGCTGCAGGGTGTGTATTCCCTCGTATCAGTAAACTCAAAGAAGTCTCGATGGTGGTTGCTACGCGTATTCTCGAAAATATGCAGACAACAGAACCGAATAGCCCACTTCGAGGTAAAAACATTCAACAAGAACTGGCAATGCATATGTGGGAACCTGCGTACTTACCTTATCGCAGAGTGTAG